A window of the Eubacterium sp. 1001713B170207_170306_E7 genome harbors these coding sequences:
- a CDS encoding LysR family transcriptional regulator: MDLKQLLYFKTVVEEGTISAAAKKLNLSQPPLSQQIKQLETELGIKLMERGARKITLNAAGRALYEKACTLLTLADQTIQELHDIHDGLEGTLTLGTISSSGAIILSEALPAFHALHPHIRFELHEGTTFQVIDLLNAGVIELGIVRTPFHSEGFETHFMESEPMVAVGSPAFFEDIHSDTVTLQALAQKPLIYYRRFETLIEGTFDAAGLTPRAICKNDDARTSLMWANAGIGVAIIPSSASRIITSANTICKNIEAKALKTQIAFIWKKGHTLGRSARYFLAFF, translated from the coding sequence ATGGATCTTAAACAGCTGCTTTATTTTAAAACCGTGGTGGAGGAGGGGACAATCTCCGCCGCCGCTAAAAAACTGAACCTTTCCCAGCCTCCGCTCAGCCAGCAGATCAAACAGCTGGAAACTGAGCTCGGCATTAAGCTGATGGAGCGGGGCGCCCGTAAAATCACGCTGAACGCGGCGGGCAGAGCGCTGTATGAAAAGGCCTGCACCCTGCTCACCCTGGCAGACCAGACCATCCAGGAACTCCATGATATTCACGATGGTCTGGAGGGTACGCTTACCCTTGGCACCATCTCCTCGTCCGGCGCCATCATTTTATCTGAGGCTCTGCCGGCCTTTCATGCGCTGCACCCGCATATCCGCTTTGAGCTCCATGAGGGCACTACCTTCCAGGTCATCGACCTTTTAAACGCCGGCGTTATCGAGCTTGGTATTGTCCGCACGCCCTTCCACTCGGAAGGCTTTGAAACGCATTTTATGGAATCTGAGCCCATGGTCGCTGTGGGTAGTCCGGCCTTTTTTGAGGATATTCACTCTGACACGGTCACGCTTCAGGCCCTGGCCCAAAAACCACTCATCTACTACCGCCGATTTGAAACGCTGATTGAGGGGACCTTTGACGCGGCGGGCCTGACCCCCAGGGCCATCTGCAAAAACGATGACGCCCGGACCTCCCTCATGTGGGCCAATGCAGGCATTGGCGTCGCCATTATCCCCAGCTCTGCCAGCCGGATCATCACCTCGGCCAATACCATCTGCAAAAACATTGAGGCAAAAGCGTTAAAGACCCAGATCGCCTTTATCTGGAAAAAGGGTCATACACTGGGCCGCAGTGCCCGTTACTTTTTAGCCTTTTTTTAA
- a CDS encoding ABC transporter ATP-binding protein, producing MLELARYLKHFKKEMILGPFFKLTEAVFELIVPLVMASIIDVGIKNGDTQYVYRMGGLMVALGALGLCFALTAQYFAARASQGTGTLMRRDFFAHINRLSYAELDKIGTPSLITRITNDIDQLQVAVAMTIRLLLRVPFLIIGATIMAMTIDLKLSVIFLVAAPLIALTIYFVMSRAVPVYKKIQARLDGISLITRENLDGVRVIRAFSRQDSETARFAWANENLMKASLKAGRISSLLNPLTYAIVNIAILFILWFGGVRVNAGDLSQGEVIAFVNYMTQILLALIVAANLVVIFTKAAASAARINAVFDTKPSVTPGAALTDPMSADIGEAIRFQDVSFSYNQNNEYALKNLSFSINKGETIGIIGGTGAGKTTLVNLIPRFYDATVGRVDVAGLDVREYPLGQLRSQISIVPQKAVLFTGTIRENMKWGNPRANDEEIEQALEIAQAAEIIKKMPKGLDSEIYQGGKNLSGGQKQRLTIARALVRQPEILILDDSASALDFATDAALRKALRQKTGEMTVLMVSQRVTTVKNADRIIVLDQGKMAGFGSHEVLFETCDIYHEICLSQLSSQEVNQ from the coding sequence ATGTTAGAACTCGCGCGTTATCTTAAGCATTTTAAAAAAGAAATGATCCTCGGTCCATTTTTCAAGCTGACCGAAGCGGTTTTTGAGCTGATTGTCCCGCTGGTAATGGCCAGTATTATTGACGTGGGAATAAAAAACGGCGACACTCAGTATGTTTACCGGATGGGCGGCCTGATGGTAGCGCTGGGCGCATTGGGGCTGTGCTTTGCCCTGACCGCCCAGTATTTTGCCGCCAGGGCCTCCCAGGGAACCGGTACTTTGATGCGCCGTGATTTTTTTGCGCACATTAACCGGCTTTCCTATGCCGAGCTTGACAAAATTGGCACGCCATCCCTCATTACCCGGATTACCAATGACATTGACCAGCTGCAGGTAGCGGTCGCCATGACCATCCGGCTTTTGCTGCGGGTTCCCTTTCTAATTATCGGCGCGACCATCATGGCCATGACCATTGATTTAAAGCTGTCGGTTATTTTTTTGGTGGCGGCGCCGCTCATCGCGCTGACCATCTATTTTGTCATGAGCCGCGCCGTGCCGGTCTATAAAAAAATACAGGCTAGACTTGACGGTATCTCGCTCATTACCCGTGAGAACCTGGACGGGGTGCGGGTCATCCGGGCCTTTTCCCGGCAGGACAGCGAAACCGCCCGCTTTGCGTGGGCCAATGAAAATCTGATGAAGGCATCGCTGAAGGCCGGGCGCATTTCCTCTCTGCTCAATCCGCTCACCTACGCGATTGTCAACATCGCCATTCTTTTTATCCTGTGGTTCGGCGGTGTCCGGGTCAACGCCGGCGATCTGAGCCAGGGCGAGGTGATCGCCTTTGTCAATTATATGACCCAGATTTTACTGGCGTTGATTGTCGCGGCCAACCTGGTGGTGATCTTTACCAAGGCGGCGGCCAGCGCGGCCAGGATCAACGCCGTTTTTGACACCAAACCCTCCGTTACGCCGGGGGCTGCACTCACGGATCCGATGTCCGCCGATATCGGTGAGGCGATCCGCTTTCAGGATGTCTCCTTCTCCTATAATCAGAATAACGAGTATGCCCTGAAAAATCTGAGCTTTTCCATCAATAAGGGCGAGACCATTGGGATTATCGGCGGGACAGGAGCCGGTAAAACCACGCTGGTCAATCTGATTCCCCGCTTTTATGACGCGACTGTGGGTCGCGTTGATGTGGCGGGACTTGATGTGCGGGAATACCCTTTGGGGCAGCTCCGGTCTCAAATCAGCATTGTGCCTCAAAAGGCGGTTCTCTTTACCGGGACGATTCGTGAAAATATGAAATGGGGAAATCCCCGGGCGAATGATGAAGAAATCGAACAGGCGCTGGAGATTGCTCAGGCTGCCGAGATTATCAAAAAAATGCCAAAGGGTCTGGATTCTGAAATATACCAGGGCGGCAAGAACCTCTCCGGGGGACAGAAGCAGCGCCTGACCATCGCCCGGGCGCTGGTCAGACAGCCCGAGATTCTGATTTTGGATGACAGCGCCAGTGCCCTTGATTTTGCCACAGATGCGGCGCTTAGAAAGGCCCTCCGACAGAAAACCGGAGAGATGACCGTACTGATGGTGTCACAGCGGGTGACAACCGTAAAAAACGCGGACCGGATCATTGTGCTGGACCAGGGAAAAATGGCGGGCTTCGGTTCCCACGAGGTGCTTTTCGAGACCTGTGACATTTACCATGAAATCTGTCTGTCACAGCTGAGCAGCCAGGAGGTAAACCAATGA
- a CDS encoding M60 family metallopeptidase has product MKKWLACFMSVVMLFASFPVSILAEEATQEAPAEITENDIVTENREEDGPEEDAGSAFSADAEVLEPLAESEEDTAIRAGGPAELVGNIEVEIHFAQPRTKLLETAVLTLTSEDGTAKEISLKDIVNEKTSTDFGGRNIQYKTLLFDKAADNGDSSNVFYDAQNPDARVYFANVNFYHLPVGDYSLTFSDKGMVSAQAQVSLQGSSKRVEFMGGAILTGDVDQNGTIDDADYDAVLGKLGSSEKDYDLNGDGSVDIVDLVYLQENMGAAYDPEKVQISDTSPIVDPGNVVVEKNEANPVTVKSGDIAQLFSTASDQAASVQFAKENEGVISEDEPLEIPLVMQEPVVATELRIAPSELGLENAPKKGRIEIIDDQGTEALYDFDLQDKVDYLFLTDEASPSTIVINLNKQVAIKKVTIFVTETNRASSNLVEISKVEFLNNTKDKIVEQVTSIPTNVRVASGNESLTVSWEAQANVTGYEVKMSFINPKTGKNETTLTPVDGTSLTVSDLINFVAYTISVQSVNRSESGNWESGFSAPVIGTPMPTSVPERPEGITLKGGYRQITVNWEKQKNSTGYNVYYREKGQGEYTKAGDLSGTSYVIENLKDQSEYEVYLTGYNAIGEGAKSPVYTCATESIEPPVTSNYKLINRAGEVNQPTAHIKDVTYPYLKESDYEKAFDKFDIVDNDYTSYWNYGGWNAGGWSGTLQAPVVEFDQTYEMNDIVLVRGEGEPSTYNAYMKIRWWDENGQVYNLNIGNDFAVQSKKSTNGKEYYRIRLNEKIKPAKIQINPALYWAGAPNARCRISEIKFYEYDSLADETSALFMDDLHVELKDSVTMAYVDKLIERANTPDPVSGEFHPDKDSILSELTLAKAILSETNIDDTVLVDQNVSNAKNGNLGFAMALNDFQPLGLAARAGDTINVYVGTEGNVLPQLVYTQYHPDVKTGWSKTVSLKKGKNEITLDQIGGEDSERGGALYIRYPNASPSGRDIKVRVAGATKVPCLNLTGVTDENEAKDAIQSYVKELKDFVARVPELYAGEDSKYQWDKKSSVYNSTDIMTDQMLLSVPATAVLEALSGSESEQIEQLYQNSLAMEQLMDITYQSKGLSRDAKDAKDKWPGSRINIRYTRMFTGAFMYATGQHIGIEYGSVGGMTHGEPHTKQADGTMSGGKLYGWGIAHEIGHVTDEGDMVYGETSNNILSQLVKTFDEKEAARADYPAIYQKVTSGTKGYASNVFTQLGMFWQLHLAYDDTYNNLDDSNSFYGRMYQNYRRNTVKTDKDNLLIRMASDTAQKDLTAYFEKWGLTPNDETIAYVSKYPKEERAIYYLNDNARHKRIEKAPAMDKNTKVEATLNHSVENGKDPKQVTFNLGVNKNPETILGYEIIRNGEAVGFTTDTTYTDVVSSVNNRVLRYEVVAYDNYLNKTEALALEPIKIQHDGSIAKTKWTMDTDMTSEGDTYIEDCTGSGLNHPALASLYDDDYSNLYQGVKGTGNAQITINLHENMPVVGFKYTAAVEDGALVENTIKGYTIQVSEDGSNWQDAAKGSFVLTAENREAKVYFNEKDQEGANQLITYRAEYMRIIANGASGISAAEFDIIGPPGDNVELEQSGIGLLEADFVYDPAQPAIKAGSLIFTGSYRGHPGFNAILLKDQDGNNVVGKNNKAASIFMANIPGNGNVGEISQGNWIYWIDKDQLDMKKLPKTVRVELYRVNNMETNEGQRLTSDTFAVALPDSLPSIRLTDGQIPEK; this is encoded by the coding sequence ATGAAAAAATGGTTAGCTTGTTTTATGTCAGTTGTGATGCTGTTTGCGAGCTTTCCGGTATCCATTCTCGCAGAGGAAGCCACACAGGAAGCCCCGGCTGAAATAACTGAGAATGATATCGTGACAGAAAATCGGGAAGAAGACGGGCCGGAAGAGGACGCAGGGTCTGCTTTTTCTGCGGATGCTGAAGTTTTGGAGCCTCTGGCGGAAAGCGAAGAGGATACTGCGATCCGCGCTGGCGGGCCTGCAGAGCTTGTGGGGAATATAGAGGTGGAAATACACTTTGCCCAGCCAAGAACAAAGCTGCTTGAGACCGCAGTCCTGACGCTGACATCCGAAGATGGCACGGCAAAGGAAATTTCGCTGAAAGATATTGTGAATGAAAAAACCTCGACTGATTTTGGCGGCCGAAATATTCAATATAAGACATTGCTTTTTGACAAGGCTGCCGACAACGGGGACAGCAGCAATGTTTTTTATGATGCGCAGAATCCGGACGCGAGGGTTTATTTTGCCAATGTCAATTTTTATCATCTGCCCGTTGGTGATTATTCGTTAACCTTTTCGGATAAGGGTATGGTATCAGCCCAGGCTCAGGTAAGTCTTCAGGGGAGTTCTAAGCGCGTCGAATTTATGGGCGGCGCTATTTTAACCGGAGATGTAGACCAAAACGGTACCATCGACGATGCCGACTACGATGCTGTGTTGGGAAAGCTGGGCTCTTCCGAAAAAGATTATGATTTGAACGGAGACGGAAGTGTCGATATTGTCGATCTGGTCTACCTGCAGGAAAATATGGGCGCGGCCTATGATCCTGAGAAGGTACAAATCAGCGATACGTCTCCGATTGTAGATCCGGGAAATGTGGTGGTTGAAAAAAACGAAGCAAACCCTGTCACAGTAAAAAGCGGCGATATTGCCCAGCTTTTCAGCACAGCTTCCGACCAGGCGGCTTCAGTCCAGTTTGCCAAAGAAAATGAAGGTGTGATTTCTGAGGATGAACCGCTGGAGATTCCACTTGTCATGCAGGAACCAGTTGTGGCGACAGAGCTGCGGATTGCTCCCAGCGAGCTTGGCCTTGAAAACGCCCCGAAAAAGGGCAGGATTGAAATTATCGACGACCAGGGGACGGAAGCGCTTTATGATTTTGACCTCCAGGACAAGGTGGATTATCTCTTTTTAACGGATGAAGCTTCCCCATCGACCATTGTCATTAACCTGAATAAACAGGTCGCCATCAAAAAGGTTACCATCTTTGTGACAGAGACCAACAGGGCGAGCAGCAATCTGGTGGAAATTTCAAAGGTCGAGTTTTTAAATAATACCAAAGATAAAATTGTCGAGCAGGTCACGAGCATACCCACAAATGTCAGGGTGGCTTCTGGCAATGAAAGCCTGACGGTCAGCTGGGAGGCGCAGGCCAATGTGACCGGCTATGAAGTGAAGATGAGCTTCATAAACCCCAAAACCGGTAAAAATGAAACCACATTGACTCCGGTGGACGGAACCTCTCTGACTGTCAGCGATTTAATCAATTTTGTGGCATATACTATTTCGGTCCAGTCGGTTAACCGCTCTGAAAGTGGAAACTGGGAAAGTGGTTTCAGCGCGCCGGTTATCGGAACGCCTATGCCAACCTCAGTGCCTGAAAGACCAGAGGGTATAACCCTGAAGGGCGGGTACCGCCAAATCACGGTCAACTGGGAAAAACAGAAGAATTCTACGGGCTACAATGTCTATTACCGTGAAAAAGGACAAGGGGAATACACAAAGGCCGGGGATTTAAGCGGCACCAGCTACGTGATTGAGAATCTTAAGGACCAGTCGGAATATGAGGTTTACCTGACCGGTTATAACGCCATCGGCGAGGGCGCGAAATCACCGGTATATACCTGCGCCACCGAATCCATTGAACCGCCGGTTACCTCAAACTATAAACTGATCAACCGGGCCGGGGAGGTAAATCAGCCGACTGCCCATATTAAGGACGTCACCTATCCTTATTTAAAAGAGAGTGATTACGAAAAGGCTTTCGATAAATTTGATATTGTGGATAATGATTACACCTCATACTGGAACTATGGTGGCTGGAATGCCGGCGGCTGGTCGGGCACGCTTCAGGCGCCTGTCGTCGAATTTGACCAGACCTATGAGATGAATGATATTGTGCTGGTGCGCGGCGAGGGCGAACCGAGTACATACAACGCTTATATGAAAATCCGCTGGTGGGATGAAAACGGACAGGTCTATAATCTGAATATTGGCAATGACTTTGCGGTTCAGTCCAAGAAAAGCACGAATGGCAAGGAATATTACCGTATCCGTCTGAATGAAAAAATCAAGCCTGCTAAAATTCAGATTAATCCGGCGCTTTACTGGGCCGGCGCACCCAACGCGCGCTGCCGGATTTCGGAAATAAAATTTTATGAGTACGACAGTCTGGCAGATGAGACCAGCGCCCTGTTTATGGACGATCTGCATGTGGAACTGAAAGACAGCGTGACCATGGCGTATGTGGATAAGCTCATTGAGCGCGCCAATACACCAGACCCAGTCAGCGGTGAGTTCCATCCGGATAAGGATTCCATTCTTTCTGAACTGACGCTGGCAAAAGCTATTTTGAGTGAAACGAATATTGACGATACGGTTCTGGTGGACCAGAACGTATCAAACGCCAAAAATGGAAACCTGGGCTTTGCAATGGCCCTGAATGACTTCCAGCCTCTGGGTCTGGCGGCCAGAGCGGGAGACACCATCAATGTCTATGTGGGGACAGAGGGAAATGTCCTGCCGCAGCTTGTTTATACCCAGTATCACCCGGATGTTAAAACAGGGTGGAGCAAAACCGTTAGCCTGAAGAAGGGCAAGAATGAAATTACCCTCGACCAGATCGGCGGGGAAGACAGCGAACGCGGTGGCGCGCTGTATATCCGTTATCCCAATGCCAGCCCGTCCGGTAGGGACATCAAGGTGAGAGTAGCGGGCGCCACAAAGGTTCCCTGCTTAAATCTGACGGGTGTTACAGATGAAAATGAAGCAAAAGACGCGATTCAGTCCTATGTTAAGGAGCTGAAGGACTTTGTTGCCAGGGTACCGGAGCTGTACGCAGGCGAGGACTCGAAATACCAATGGGATAAAAAGTCCAGTGTCTATAATAGTACAGACATTATGACAGACCAGATGCTGTTGTCCGTGCCGGCGACAGCTGTGCTGGAGGCCCTATCCGGTTCCGAAAGCGAACAGATTGAGCAGCTCTATCAGAACAGCCTGGCCATGGAGCAGCTGATGGACATCACTTATCAGTCCAAGGGGCTGTCCCGAGACGCGAAAGACGCAAAGGACAAATGGCCTGGTTCCAGAATTAACATTCGTTATACCCGCATGTTTACCGGTGCTTTTATGTACGCGACCGGCCAGCATATCGGTATTGAGTATGGCTCTGTCGGCGGCATGACCCACGGGGAGCCGCATACAAAACAGGCCGACGGAACCATGAGCGGCGGAAAGCTTTATGGCTGGGGCATCGCCCATGAAATCGGGCATGTGACCGATGAGGGAGATATGGTATACGGCGAGACCTCCAATAATATTCTGTCTCAGCTGGTTAAAACCTTTGATGAAAAAGAAGCCGCACGTGCGGACTATCCCGCGATATATCAAAAGGTTACATCCGGTACAAAGGGCTACGCGAGCAATGTCTTCACACAGCTTGGCATGTTCTGGCAGCTGCATCTGGCTTACGACGATACCTATAACAATCTCGATGATTCCAACAGCTTCTATGGCCGCATGTACCAGAATTACCGGAGAAACACGGTAAAGACAGACAAGGATAACCTGTTAATCCGGATGGCGAGCGATACAGCGCAGAAGGATTTGACCGCCTACTTTGAAAAATGGGGCTTGACGCCAAACGATGAAACCATCGCCTATGTGAGCAAATACCCCAAAGAGGAGCGGGCCATCTACTATCTGAACGATAACGCAAGACATAAACGCATTGAAAAAGCGCCGGCAATGGACAAGAATACCAAGGTCGAAGCCACGCTGAACCATAGCGTGGAAAATGGAAAGGATCCAAAACAGGTTACCTTTAATTTAGGCGTAAACAAAAATCCCGAAACGATTTTAGGCTATGAAATTATCCGAAACGGTGAGGCGGTTGGCTTTACAACCGACACTACCTACACAGATGTGGTATCCTCCGTGAACAACCGCGTGCTGAGATATGAGGTGGTCGCCTATGACAATTACCTGAACAAAACCGAGGCCCTGGCCTTGGAACCGATCAAAATCCAGCACGATGGCAGCATTGCCAAAACAAAATGGACCATGGATACAGATATGACCTCGGAAGGGGATACTTACATTGAGGACTGTACAGGCTCAGGCTTAAACCATCCGGCCCTGGCCAGTCTTTATGACGATGATTACAGCAACCTTTATCAGGGAGTAAAAGGCACCGGCAATGCACAGATTACCATTAATCTGCATGAAAATATGCCCGTTGTCGGGTTTAAATACACAGCGGCTGTCGAGGACGGAGCCCTTGTGGAAAATACCATTAAAGGCTACACCATCCAGGTAAGCGAGGATGGCTCCAACTGGCAGGATGCCGCGAAGGGGAGCTTCGTGCTAACGGCTGAAAACCGCGAAGCGAAGGTTTACTTTAACGAAAAAGACCAGGAAGGTGCGAATCAGCTGATTACCTACCGCGCAGAATATATGCGTATCATCGCAAATGGCGCGTCTGGCATAAGCGCGGCAGAATTTGACATTATCGGACCGCCGGGAGATAACGTAGAGCTTGAACAGAGTGGCATAGGACTGTTGGAGGCGGATTTCGTCTATGATCCGGCTCAGCCCGCCATCAAAGCAGGCTCGCTCATCTTTACCGGCAGCTACCGCGGTCATCCGGGCTTTAACGCCATACTGCTGAAGGATCAGGACGGCAACAACGTTGTCGGCAAAAATAATAAAGCCGCAAGTATCTTTATGGCAAACATACCGGGAAACGGCAATGTCGGCGAAATCAGCCAGGGTAACTGGATTTACTGGATTGACAAGGACCAGCTGGATATGAAAAAGCTCCCCAAAACCGTCAGGGTTGAGCTGTACCGCGTCAACAATATGGAAACCAACGAAGGCCAGCGGCTGACAAGCGACACCTTTGCTGTGGCATTACCCGACAGCCTGCCGAGTATCAGGCTGACCGATGGACAGATACCAGAGAAATAG
- a CDS encoding ABC transporter ATP-binding protein has protein sequence MKEKNRIPVIPRLWAYAKPYGVFLFLGLVCAVISIALSLWMPVLIGHGVDYIVGPGQVDFSGVMRYITILGINIGVTVIFQYLMSLCTNQITYKTIQDIRKDAFEKFNTVPLKYIDSHSHGDLMSRFVNDIELISNGLLQGLTQLFTGVVTILGTLGFMLSINLRITAVVVLVTPLSIFVAGIIARLSYNKFREQSVVRGDLSGFVEEMVGNQKVVTAFSHEAAAEQQFEAINQRLYRCGVRAQFYSSLTNPSTRFVNAMVYAAVGITGALSVIRGGLSVGQLSSFLAYANQYTKPFNEVTGVLTEIQTAFASARRVFALLDEPPEPSDAALPALPPAEGAVCAAHVDFSYQPDTRLIKDLNLNAKPGQRIALVGPTGCGKTTIINLLMRFYDVNRGCIAVDEHPIKDVTRSSLRGQYGMVLQDTWLFSGTIRENIAYGRPDASDDEILEAARKAYADSFIRQLEKGYDTQVTEGGDNLSQGQRQLLCIARVMLTRPPMLILDEATSSIDTRTEVRIQNAFNAMMKGRTSFVVAHRLSTIREADIILVMDQGRIVEQGTHTSLLAQGGFYTRLYNSQFEGNE, from the coding sequence ATGAAAGAAAAAAACAGAATACCGGTCATTCCAAGACTGTGGGCCTACGCAAAGCCCTATGGCGTCTTTCTTTTTCTCGGTCTTGTCTGCGCGGTGATCAGCATTGCGCTGTCTTTGTGGATGCCGGTTTTAATCGGCCATGGGGTCGATTATATCGTTGGACCAGGACAGGTGGATTTTTCGGGGGTTATGCGCTATATAACAATCCTGGGGATCAATATCGGTGTCACAGTCATTTTTCAATACCTGATGAGCCTGTGCACCAATCAGATCACCTACAAGACAATCCAGGATATCCGGAAGGATGCCTTTGAAAAATTTAACACCGTCCCGCTTAAATACATCGACAGTCATTCGCACGGCGATCTGATGAGCCGTTTTGTCAATGATATCGAGCTGATCTCAAACGGCCTGCTCCAGGGCCTGACACAGCTTTTTACCGGCGTAGTGACGATTCTGGGGACGCTGGGCTTTATGCTGTCGATCAATCTGCGCATTACAGCTGTGGTGGTATTGGTCACGCCTTTATCCATCTTTGTGGCAGGGATCATCGCCCGGCTTTCCTATAACAAATTCAGGGAGCAATCCGTTGTGCGGGGCGATCTAAGCGGCTTTGTGGAAGAAATGGTCGGCAATCAGAAGGTGGTCACAGCTTTCAGCCATGAGGCAGCTGCCGAACAGCAGTTTGAGGCCATTAACCAGCGTTTGTACCGCTGCGGTGTCCGTGCGCAGTTTTATTCTTCGCTGACCAATCCCTCCACACGTTTTGTCAACGCCATGGTTTATGCTGCTGTGGGCATAACCGGGGCGCTTTCAGTTATACGCGGGGGCCTGAGTGTGGGGCAGCTCTCAAGCTTTCTGGCCTATGCCAACCAATATACCAAGCCCTTTAATGAGGTGACTGGCGTGCTGACAGAAATCCAGACAGCCTTCGCCTCAGCCAGGAGGGTCTTTGCTCTGCTGGACGAGCCGCCAGAGCCCAGCGACGCGGCGCTTCCGGCGCTGCCGCCGGCAGAAGGTGCGGTGTGCGCAGCGCATGTGGATTTTTCATACCAGCCGGATACACGTCTGATTAAGGATTTGAACCTTAATGCCAAGCCTGGGCAGCGCATTGCGCTGGTAGGGCCGACGGGCTGCGGAAAAACCACGATCATCAACCTGCTCATGCGCTTCTACGATGTAAACCGGGGCTGCATTGCGGTGGATGAGCACCCGATAAAAGACGTGACCCGCAGCAGCCTCAGGGGGCAGTACGGCATGGTGCTTCAGGATACCTGGCTGTTTTCTGGAACGATTCGGGAAAACATCGCCTATGGCCGGCCAGACGCCAGTGATGATGAGATCCTTGAGGCCGCCCGAAAGGCCTATGCGGACAGCTTTATCAGGCAGCTCGAAAAGGGCTATGATACGCAGGTCACCGAAGGGGGGGACAACCTCTCCCAGGGGCAGCGGCAGCTTTTGTGTATCGCCAGGGTGATGCTCACCAGGCCTCCGATGCTGATCCTTGACGAGGCGACCAGCAGCATTGACACGCGGACCGAGGTCCGTATCCAAAACGCCTTTAATGCGATGATGAAGGGCAGAACCAGCTTTGTGGTCGCCCACCGGCTGTCCACCATCCGCGAGGCGGATATCATTCTGGTTATGGACCAGGGGCGGATCGTGGAGCAGGGCACCCACACGTCGCTTTTGGCCCAGGGCGGCTTTTATACAAGACTTTACAACAGCCAGTTTGAGGGAAACGAATAA
- a CDS encoding DUF362 domain-containing protein produces MNEKAKVYFTNFRANPKMNLLQKLRKLIVAAGMTDIDFENKFTAIKIHFGEPGNIAYLRPNFSKVVVDLIREEGGKPFLTDCNTLYVGRRKDALEHLDAAYENGYNPFTTGCQLIIADGLKGTDEVEVPVNGAYIKEAKIGRAIMDADIFITLSHFKGHENTGFGGALKNIGMGCGSRRGKMEMHNAGKPHVIEKKCRDCKVCKDICAMDAISYPEKAVIDHEKCVGCGRCIGICPFDAITTPNDESFDVLNKKMAEYSLAVVKGRPNFHISLVMDVSPFCDCHAENDLPIIQDVGMFASYDPVALDMACADACNQAPIIPGSYLADQIHKNHVHDPEDHDRFTCTHPETDWRVCLEHAEKIGLGTRTYELIEIK; encoded by the coding sequence ATGAACGAAAAAGCAAAGGTCTATTTTACAAATTTCAGAGCGAATCCTAAAATGAATCTGCTGCAAAAGCTCAGAAAGCTGATTGTGGCGGCAGGGATGACTGACATTGATTTTGAAAATAAATTTACAGCCATTAAAATTCATTTCGGGGAACCTGGAAACATTGCCTATCTCCGTCCAAACTTTTCAAAGGTCGTTGTGGATTTGATCAGGGAGGAAGGGGGCAAGCCCTTTTTGACAGACTGCAATACCCTGTATGTGGGCCGCCGGAAGGACGCCCTGGAGCATCTCGACGCAGCATACGAAAACGGCTATAATCCCTTTACAACAGGATGCCAGCTGATCATCGCCGATGGCCTTAAGGGAACGGACGAAGTGGAGGTACCGGTTAATGGCGCGTATATCAAGGAGGCCAAAATCGGACGGGCCATCATGGACGCGGACATTTTTATTACGTTGAGCCATTTTAAAGGGCACGAAAATACCGGATTTGGCGGCGCCCTTAAAAACATTGGGATGGGCTGCGGCTCCAGACGCGGAAAAATGGAAATGCACAATGCCGGTAAGCCCCATGTCATCGAAAAGAAATGTCGTGACTGTAAGGTCTGTAAGGATATCTGCGCCATGGACGCTATCTCTTATCCAGAAAAAGCCGTGATTGATCACGAAAAATGTGTGGGCTGCGGACGCTGTATCGGGATATGCCCCTTTGATGCCATCACTACGCCCAACGATGAAAGCTTCGATGTGCTCAATAAAAAAATGGCCGAATACAGCCTGGCGGTTGTAAAGGGCCGGCCGAATTTTCATATCAGCCTGGTCATGGATGTTTCGCCATTTTGCGACTGTCACGCCGAAAATGATCTGCCCATCATACAGGATGTTGGCATGTTTGCCTCTTACGATCCGGTAGCACTCGACATGGCGTGCGCCGATGCCTGTAATCAGGCGCCCATTATTCCCGGCAGCTATCTGGCTGACCAGATCCATAAAAATCATGTCCACGATCCCGAGGACCACGACCGTTTTACCTGCACCCATCCCGAAACCGACTGGCGGGTATGCCTTGAGCACGCGGAAAAAATTGGACTTGGAACCAGAACCTATGAATTGATTGAAATAAAATAG